GGCCGGCGGCGGGTAATATTCGCCTATACCGAACAAGAGGCTCGCCTCCTTTTTGCGTTCATCACTTAATGGGCTAGCGGGGCGGGCCTTTTACAAGCCGGCCGGTTTTTTATGGAACGTCCTCCTCTTGCCGCTCCCGCATAGTTCGACGGCCATCTGCAGGGCGTCGGGGAGGTCGTCGTGGTCGTGGGTGGGGTAGTTTTCCAGCATTTCAATTAGGAGCCGCTGGTGCCGCATCACCCGGATATAGCCGTTTTCAAACAGCGGCTCCAGGCTTTCGATCCGTTCCTCTTTCTTGGTCTTGTGGGATACGCCTTTAAGTTTGGTGGTGTAAATACCAGCCTTCGCCAGCCGTTCCCGCAACTGCCGGAACAGGTCAAGCTGGGCCTGTACGGTCTCGACGGCAAATACTTTGTTTCGGTACTGTAGGATTTTTTCCATAGCCACTTCCAAGGCTTCGTGGGCCGGGCACTTCTTGGCCCAGGCGTCAACCACGTAAATAACGCCGGTCTTCCGGTGCCGTGCCACTGTGACTATAGCGTTATAGTCGGACCGGCTGTTTTTCCCGAAGGCGATGTCCCAGGCGGCGTAAAAGTCCAGGGGCAGGTCGCATCCCCGGTCGTCCTTTAGGTCGCCGTAATCAAAATAGGTGAACAGGCCGGGCTTGAATATCTGGGTGTCTTCGTCTACGGGGTTGTTCATAAATTCCGAGCCGAAGGCCCTTGAGCCGATGTTTACCTTTTCCATCATCAACTTGGCGTAGGAAAACCGCTGGGGCCAGAGGACTTCCACGCCCCTGTCCATTTCCTCCTGGTTGGCACGGTAGAAGGCCAGGGCGTCTTCCAGCCGGTTTTCGTTTTCCGGGTCGCGGTAGATGTTTTCAAACTGTTCCAAGAGGTCTTCCCGTTCCGGCGGCGACACGACGGCCGAATAGACGCGGCTTTGGAAGTCGGCCCGTTTGAGGATATGCGGCAGGAGGCCCGCCCTGTGGACGATGGTGCCCATGTAGATAAAGGCCGTCCGCTGGGGATCGCCTATCGGTATGACTACGGAGTTAAACCAGTGTAGATTTTTGTCACGTAGTTCCGGGGTGTTGGTGTTCTTGGCACTCTCCAGGTCGTCGCATACCACGAGGTCGGGCCGGTGGGAGCCGTTCCGCTTGCCGCGTAACTGCTTGCCCATCGAGGCCGCTTCCACCAGGACGCCGCTTTTGGTCAGGAAGGCTTCCTGGTTGTCCCGGTCGTTTAAAGACTTCTTGGGGGAAAGCAGTTCCCCGAAGTCCTCGCGGAGTTTTTGGTTGTACTTAAGCTGGAGCGATATCCATTCGATAAACTTCTTGGCCGAAGTGTCCGTTTCGGAAATAACCAGGATATATTTTCTTTTCTTGAAAACGATTTGGTGGACGGGAAAGGCGTTGGAGAGGTAGGCCGATTTTGCGTGGCCCCTGGGGGCGGCCCATCCGATCCGGGCCGTCGGGTCGGTGCTAGAGACTTCATCCAGGATACTGCACAGTTCGCGGTGGAACTTGGGGGCCTGTTCAATGTAGACCCCCGCCGGAATTAAGTTTTGCTCGTTTTCGGGGTTCATGCTGTCGGAAAAATACTCGTACATAAAATAAAGGACAGACTCCTCGGCGTGGTCTATCCTTTTCAGCTTCACCAGTTCTTGCAGGTCGTTCCGGTAGCTGGCCTTCTGGGTTTCGGTAATTTTCGCCCCGTGCCGCATTTTGATTTGTATAAGCCTCACGCGGGTTTCCAAAAGTTCGATCCGGGCACGCCGCTGGGACTTGTCCAGTAAGTCAAAGCTCACATTCTACACCCCCTTTGTAGCGGCCCTGGTTAGCCTGTATTACGTACATTAGTACACGGTAAGGTATTTGTATTACCCCAAAATAAAAACGCCCCAGAAGTCAATCCAGGGCGTGTACGTGGATTTGGATTTTTTGGGTATTCGGGTTATAATATTGAAATAATTCCCCAGTTAAAGGACACTACGGATTGTCGTCAAATCTTTTTATGTGCAACAATTTGGAAAGATTAAATTCCTGAATACAGGAATTTCAAAGACATAATCACTATACACAAAATGTCTAATCCCTTTAAGCAGAGCAATAAAGCGGCAGGAAGATTATGTTAGTATGTCTAATCATGGTTCATTGAACAAAAATGTTTATAATTTTGCCCCTGATCATCGTAAAATTTATAAGGTGAAGACCATATCAGACATTTTAGGACTAACAAATTATTTCCCAAAAAATTGATTTCATTAACTTTTCTAAGGAAAGCTGTACCAAATTTATGTCTTAGAAATCCCTGGAATACAAACAAAGAAGGAGATACTTGATTCTCTGTGGAAACTATTACAAGTGGATATTTTATTGTATAATGGTGGGTTGTTTTTGGGAGGAATAACAATGGTAGATATTTTATATCACTATACTGATTTGTCTGGCAAACTAGGGATATATGATAATAATACCCTTTGGCTTAAATTAACATCGAAATCAAGAAACGATGTCGAAGACACATTATATATTAAAAAAATAGTGAAAAAAATACAACAGGAATACGATTGTGACAGCACTTATATAAAACGTGCAATAAAAGTAATGGATGATGTTTTAAACCCTATCGGTAAAGACAAAAAATATGAATTCCTTAAGAATAATGTTTTTATGTTTTGTACGTTTGGAATAAGAGATGATGTTGCTGGAAGATGCCTTTATGATGATGCCACTGAAGTTTTTAGAATATCCTTTGATAAGAAAAAGTTAATTTCTTGTTTGAAAAAAATTGCCGATCAGGGTTTATATTATGATTATTTTTTATGTGATAACGTTGTTTATTCTGAAAAGCATCTGAAAGAAAATATTTTATCAATTCTTCATAAATATGAAAATGAATATAAAAAAATATTAGAAAAGAATATTAACAATGTGTGTATTATAGACGATCCATATCTGGCAAGTACTCCTTCAAGTTGCACAAGTGGGTGGAGATCTTTGTTATTAATAGAAAATGGAATATGGATTGAAACAAATAATGAGAAGGGAACAAAAGAATTTGTACGACAGAACGAGATGTGGGTACAATTAGCAAATGATTTTTATAACATTGCACCATTTATTAAAAATCCAGATTTTATTAATGAGAGAGAATTTAGGTTTTCATTTTATAGAAAATCTAAGAAAAAAGAATACACTCAATTAAATAAAAATTACTGTATTGAAGTTAAGATAAACAGAGAGTGTTTAATTGATTGTAACAGTATTGGTTATGGCAAAAAAAATTAAAAAAATAAAATTTCAATAAAACCGAGTCTAGTGCCTGTTGTTTCCTATCGTTTATTGAATTTAACTGTTGCATGCTATTACTAAACTATGACTAAAATTCATATTCCAGGCGTTTTCCGCTTTCACCAACCCAATCTTGTGCTTCGTAAAGCGAGGCCGTGTCGATCCCCCAATCTTCATAACCCTGCCGGATTATTTCAAAGTAGTGTTCCCCAGGGGCGGCCTCGACGTAGTGGGGGGCCATTTGGTAAGCGAAAGCCAGGACTTCGGTGCCGTCTTCCAGCACTACCGGGATGTAGTAGCGATCATACATTCGCGGGTAGCCTTCGTACCTGTCCAGGGTTATAAGGTCTTCGGCGGTTATCCGGTACAAGGCCCCAAAGACTTGGTACCCGCCTGTCTTGGCCTGTTCTATGTCGGCCACTCCGTACCCCCGCCGATGGCTTCCCTTGAAAGTCAGCCGGTAGTTGGGGACCACGGCCACGGCCACCGGCTTTGAGCCGGGGCACCGGGCTTTCATCTGTTCTATGTTAAGGTTGGAGCCGTAAGCGAAGTATAAAACGGTAAGATAACCATTATCGTCAAGCTCTACTTTACGGTATTTTTTCATTTACGTGTCCCCCATTTCGTAATGCTGCATATTTGTATTATAGTACGTAATGAGGTACATTTCAAGCAAAAAAAATTAAGCAAAGTCCCTTTTGCCTTAGTGTTCCAGTATTTCTGTAACAATGTTTACCCGCTTCAATTCTTTTATGAAAGACTCACAATCTGTAAAGTTTATGGCCTGGCCGGTTTGTATTTGTGCCCGGCGGCCTACCCCCTGCATAAATTCTTCCACCGTGTCTTCCTCGCTGAAAGAAGAATTATAAAGCTGGTTTACTATATCGTCGTAGGTTTCACCTTCCAGCCTTAACCCGTCTATGAACGTGACTGTCAACATCGGATACAACCCCTTAAAAATATCCTCGGCATATATTAACATTTTTTATTCCCCCTTATTCTACCGTAAGGGCCGGGGCCTTTTCAACCCCGGCCTTTTATTCGGTTCTAGGCGGCCCTGCTCTCGAAGTGCTGGCGGCGTTTCATCTGGAATTTTACCGCCTGGCCGTAGTCGTTTTTCAGGCTTTCCCTGGTGACTTCCCCGAACAGTGTCCTTCTCAGGCGGCGTTCGTGGTTGAAGTTGGTTACGGCGTCCCGGTCGTGGTCTTTCCTGGCTATCCGTATGGTTTCCAGCTTGGCCCTTTCGACAATCGCCTGGGTGAAGACTACCCAGTTGACTGCTTTCTGGCTGTTAACCGTGCCCCCGTGTTGCCTGAATTCCAGGGTCTGGTGACGGTAGTAGGCTTGGAAGTTCAGTTTATGGTAGCGGCTGTGGAAAATTTCGCCTATCCTGGTCAGGCTGTCGGCCTGTTCCAGCTTTTCGATCTGCTCCCTGGTGATGGCCCGGCAGTATTGGTTGCCGTTGCCGCGTCTGCTGGGGGCTACTATTGCATCAAAGAAATTCTCGAATTTGTAGTACAGGAAGAAGATGTTTTTGAAGCTGTCTACGGTGAAGTCGGCGACGCCGTGGTGTACGTGGAAGCCGCAGGTCTTGTCGACCTTGGCCCCGGCCCTGTCCAGGGCTTCCATAACCTTCTTCAGTTCTTCCAGGCCATCTTTGCCTTTCAGCACCGGGCTTACCAGTTCGTGGCCGCCGGTCGCCAGGCCAGTACCTACGTTGTTTACACTGGAATCGTATACTAACTTCCAGTGGGGGCGGCGGCTGTGGTTGTATCTTTCGTGCTGTACGTCTATCCCGGCGTTCCGCAGGGCTTCCAGCACTTGCGGGGCGGTGGTTCCGAAGAATTCAATTTCAACTCCGAAGGTCCTGTTTTCGTTGAATTCGAAGGTTCTCAGTTTGTTCATCGCCATTGTGCTTGTCCTCCTTGGTGTCGCTTGATGTTGGGTTATTTGGCGTCCCGCCTTATGAGTGTATTATATTACGTAATGAGAGACAAGTCAATGGTTTTTTGCCACTTTCTGTCAGGAAGTTAATGCCATCGTTTTGTATTCGGGATTTTCCCAGATATAATAAGCCCTTTCCCTGGGCATAACGTCTTTAATCAGCTTTGCTACTTCTTCTTTGCTGAATTCGTCCACTTTCCGCCTCCAGGCTTGCTTGTGCCCTTTGTTTACAGACATCGTTCCACCGTCTTTGGCGTTGTAGACTTGCTTTATTATGTCGGTAGCCAGGAGTCGGTAAGTATCCGGGTCTAGCGTGTTTAACTTTTCCAAGTTATAGGCCACAGAACTCCCAAAGGTGAAGTCCCAGCCCAGGAGCCGAAGCTGTGCACGGAGCTTTTTGAATTTTTCAAACGGCGTATAAGGTACGCGGGTCATCCCGGCCTTTTCCGCAAAGGGGTTCACGGTTCCCATCGTAGTCAGCATTTCCACATACCGCTTGCCGGTCAAGGGCATGGTGTCCCTAATCAGCCTTGCCCCCAGGCCGATCCCCCGGTACTTGGGGTGCAGTACCACGCGGGTTATCATGGTTACTTCCTGGTTTAAAAGCCGGGCCACTTCGGAAGTGGCAGCCCGGTAACGGTCAGTCCAGGCGTTACGGCCGGCCAGGGCCAGCGGAGGGTTCTGATAAACAATAACACCCACCGTTTGGCCCCGGTGGGTGTACTTAAAGACGTGCTGGGCACTTCTAAACATTTTGTCGTTACGGTAGTGGAAGCGGGAGAGGGCTTTGTAGTCTCTTAGCGTGCCGGGTTCCAGGGTGATTTCCGCTTCTACGGTGCAACGGTGAGGTAAAGGTGGGTGCCAGGGGTAGAGGGTTTGTACGTTACTTCCCAGCCCTTTTCTAATAACAACGTCAGGGCTAAGGTCGGCCTCAAGGTCGGTGTGGGCGGTGGCTACCACAAGGGTCTTACCGTTCTTACGACAAACCTTTTGCATATTGAAGGCCACGATTTTAGCGGTGTCGCGGTCTAGGATGGAACAAAATTCATCTATGAAAAAGGCTTCCACGTCGGCTTCCAGCATTTTAGCCAGCATAAAGCGGTACTTTTGGCCGTCAGAGAGTTCCCGGTATTTTCGAAGGAATAGGAAGGCGTCATTTAGGCCGACGATGGTTAAAAGCTGTACCGCCTGGGGGGTGTTATGGCCCACGCTTTCAATGATCGGGGCTTCCGGGTCTACGGTGATTTCATGGGCGGCCAGGACGTTGGGGTGGGCCGCGTGAAGTTCACGTAAAAGCGTACTTTTGCCACTTCCAGAGTCGCCGGTGATGTAAATGATATCGCCGGGAGCCACGGTCAGGGTGAAGTTATCAAAGACGGTGAAGGTGTACTGGTCGTCCAGGGACACGCCGAAGGCTTCAGCTATGGCGAGGGTGCGGGGGGTAGTTATGGTTTGCATGGCATAGTGGCGGTTTACTGTGAATTCCACGATGTTCGTTCCTCTCTGTAAAATAACACATTAGACAGGATGTCTCTCCCACCCTTTATTACCTAAATATTTTTAAATTTTATTAATAAGATTTGGAAGGGATTTTATTGTTGATGTCAAACTGGTTTAGGAAAAACCTTTTCGTAATCTTGGATAAAAGGAGATGTTTTCAATGCCAATAGTTTCGATTATTAACTACAAAGGAGGCGTCGGTAAGACAACTCTTACAGCAAATTTGGCTGCTGAATTGGCATTTAGAGGGAAAAAGGTTTTAGCAGTTGACTTAGATCCTCAAGCGAATTTGACTTTTTCATTTGTGTCGGTTGATTTATGGAGAAACAAATTTCAGGATGATAAAACCATAAAATTTTGGTTTGATGCCTTTATTGATCATGGAGCAATAAAAGACCTATCGAGCTTGATAATTCGGCCACCTAGAGTAAATGATATTACTACAGCACCGCTGGACATTATTTGCTCTCATTTGGGATTAATAAATGTAGACCTTGAATTAGCTGTTATGCTTGGAGGATCATCACCACGCCAACATAGAAATAATTTCCTTAAGATATATTCCTTATTAGCAAATGGATTAGCAAGTTTTGAAGATAAATATGATTTAATAATAATAGATTGTCCGCCAAATTTTAATGTTGTAACAAAAAACGCATTGGTTGCAAGTAATTACTATATGGTTCCTGCAAAGCCTGATTACCTTTCCACCTTGGGTATAGAGCAGTTAAATAGACACGTTGAAGAACTTATTAGGGACTACAATAAATATGCTGTTGAGATTGACGACAATTATAATGAATTATCACCTAAGCTCCTGGGTATAATCTTTACAATGGTATTTATTAGAAGTGGAAAACCAATTTTTGCACAAGAGCAATATATTGAACAAGTTAAGAGGACAGGACTGCCTATATTTGATACGCTAATTCGTGAAAACAAAACTGCATATGCTGATGCACCAGAGTACGGTGTCCCTGTAGTAATTAAAGGTGCTTCTGGAAAAACCTATATTGACGTCCGCTCTGAATTGGAAGAGTTAGCAGATGAATTTATCCGAAAGGTTGGTCTATGATGAGTTGTTTTAAAAACGAACTTGCATCATTATTTAAGGTACTATCTGAAACAATTGGCGGCCTCACTGATGAACAATACAATAAATTAATTAATGGAAAGGGGATGTTGCTCTATACTGATAATCACAGAACATCAACTGACAATAATAAGCAAAAATCAAAAGAATTATTTCCAAGTAGGAAAGTAATTAGTGATGCGGAAATAGAAAATCTATCAAGACAAATTTCAAAAATTACAACTAGGGAAGAAGCTTATACCTTATTAACAAAAGACCTAAATATTAGCAAGAATGATTTAATAAAGCTTGCTAATATTTTAAAGGTTTATATTTCAAAAAACGATAAGAGGGTTAATATTATTGATAAAATCATTGAATCAGTTATTGGTGCTAAGTTACGCTCAGAGGCTATTAGAAGCACTGATTTAAAAGGAACTTCTTCTTACAATAAAGAATAAAATAGGGCTTGCTGAACAAGTTTTCCAATTTCACAAACTGCTCTTAGATAACCGCATACACAGTGTAATTTTGGTCCTTATAAGTCTTCAAGATGGCGCATATAAAATGGCAAAAAAGAAGCCGGAGCCGGTGTTCCAAGTTCATTACCAGGAACTGCAGCGCAATGACGCTCTCTGCTGTCTCTTTGAGGCGTGCCATGATCCTGGCCAAGCCGTATCTGCGCTTGCATACGCCAAAGCCGCCTTCAACAGCGTTGCGTTCCCTCATGTCCTGGTGTGCGAATTGCTTCTCCCGTCTGCTATCAAGTGGCGGACGGCCCAGCGGCGGCCCGCTCAGCCTGATGCCATGTTTTCTGCAGAAAGAGAGGTTTTCTCTGGTACGATATAACTGGTCGGCCAGGACTGCTTCCGGATAGTGACCGTGCCGTTTCTTGTAGTCTTCGACCGCCTGTTTTAAGCCAAGACTTTCGTTGAAGGAATCCCAGCTGAGGTGATCGATGAAGGCGTATCCATCAACCATGCTAATGGCCACTTTAGCCCCAAACTCGGTCTCCGCCCTGGCCTTGCCCCTTACTATGGGACGCACGTGGGGCTGAGAGATGCTGACTATGCGATCATCGATACGGTGTGTCCTTGTCTGGTACATCTCCCGCTGCTGGGCGTAGAGAATACGAATGGTTTCCAGTTCTCTAGACTGCCGGGCGCTCAAATTGCCATGGCCATCACACTTTAGAAGAAAATCGATTGTGCCCAGGTTTCTGCGAAGGTACCCCAGTTGTTTACCGATAGCCTTACGAATAGCCTTCACATGCGGTTTTCTCTGCCTGGCGAACTTCAGGTAGTCTTTTCTCGCCCGCTTGCGGTAGGTACGGGGTTTCCTGGCCAGTCCGAGTTCCTGATTGTACAGGGTGTCGATCATCTTTTCCATTTTTCCCTGGCCTCATTGAGAAGGGAGAGGTCAGTGGGATACCGGATGTCTGCCGGGGCGCAGGTAGCGTCAAGCAACAGCTTGCCCTTGTTCACTTCCGGCTTCCATACTTCAAAATTACCGGAGCCTGATGGATTGCCTGGGTCTTTGTCTTTTGGGTCCTTGTCTTTTTGTTCCTTGTGTTTTTCGCTCTGGCAGATCAACTCGTTAATTTTCTTTATGATCTTTTGATCCAACCGTTTCCGGAAATGGACCATTAACGAGGGATCGAAGGGCGGTTCTATCTGGTATTTCTCCAGCCCAATGAAATACTGGAGATAGGGGTTTTCGGTGATCTGCTCCACCGTCTCCCTGTCGGTGAAACCGCATCGTTCTTTTATAATCAAGGCGCCCAGGGCCATACGCAAGGGCTTTGCCACTGTACCGGTATTGGACGGGAAAAGATCGGCATATTCATTTTCGATCTGCTCCCAGGGTATTATCTTGGCCAGTTTCACCCAGCGGTTGTTGGCATCAAGTTTTCCTTCGAAGGGAAGTAGAAAGTCTT
The window above is part of the Pelotomaculum thermopropionicum SI genome. Proteins encoded here:
- a CDS encoding ABC-type ATPase (fused to a predicted acetyltransferase domain) → MEFTVNRHYAMQTITTPRTLAIAEAFGVSLDDQYTFTVFDNFTLTVAPGDIIYITGDSGSGKSTLLRELHAAHPNVLAAHEITVDPEAPIIESVGHNTPQAVQLLTIVGLNDAFLFLRKYRELSDGQKYRFMLAKMLEADVEAFFIDEFCSILDRDTAKIVAFNMQKVCRKNGKTLVVATAHTDLEADLSPDVVIRKGLGSNVQTLYPWHPPLPHRCTVEAEITLEPGTLRDYKALSRFHYRNDKMFRSAQHVFKYTHRGQTVGVIVYQNPPLALAGRNAWTDRYRAATSEVARLLNQEVTMITRVVLHPKYRGIGLGARLIRDTMPLTGKRYVEMLTTMGTVNPFAEKAGMTRVPYTPFEKFKKLRAQLRLLGWDFTFGSSVAYNLEKLNTLDPDTYRLLATDIIKQVYNAKDGGTMSVNKGHKQAWRRKVDEFSKEEVAKLIKDVMPRERAYYIWENPEYKTMALTS
- a CDS encoding hypothetical protein (containing partial COG5410, Uncharacterized protein conserved in bacteria and partial COG5362, Phage-related terminase), with product MSFDLLDKSQRRARIELLETRVRLIQIKMRHGAKITETQKASYRNDLQELVKLKRIDHAEESVLYFMYEYFSDSMNPENEQNLIPAGVYIEQAPKFHRELCSILDEVSSTDPTARIGWAAPRGHAKSAYLSNAFPVHQIVFKKRKYILVISETDTSAKKFIEWISLQLKYNQKLREDFGELLSPKKSLNDRDNQEAFLTKSGVLVEAASMGKQLRGKRNGSHRPDLVVCDDLESAKNTNTPELRDKNLHWFNSVVIPIGDPQRTAFIYMGTIVHRAGLLPHILKRADFQSRVYSAVVSPPEREDLLEQFENIYRDPENENRLEDALAFYRANQEEMDRGVEVLWPQRFSYAKLMMEKVNIGSRAFGSEFMNNPVDEDTQIFKPGLFTYFDYGDLKDDRGCDLPLDFYAAWDIAFGKNSRSDYNAIVTVARHRKTGVIYVVDAWAKKCPAHEALEVAMEKILQYRNKVFAVETVQAQLDLFRQLRERLAKAGIYTTKLKGVSHKTKKEERIESLEPLFENGYIRVMRHQRLLIEMLENYPTHDHDDLPDALQMAVELCGSGKRRTFHKKPAGL
- the WecD gene encoding histone acetyltransferase HPA2 and related acetyltransferases; amino-acid sequence: MKKYRKVELDDNGYLTVLYFAYGSNLNIEQMKARCPGSKPVAVAVVPNYRLTFKGSHRRGYGVADIEQAKTGGYQVFGALYRITAEDLITLDRYEGYPRMYDRYYIPVVLEDGTEVLAFAYQMAPHYVEAAPGEHYFEIIRQGYEDWGIDTASLYEAQDWVGESGKRLEYEF
- the Soj gene encoding ATPase (involved in chromosome partitioning), whose amino-acid sequence is MFSMPIVSIINYKGGVGKTTLTANLAAELAFRGKKVLAVDLDPQANLTFSFVSVDLWRNKFQDDKTIKFWFDAFIDHGAIKDLSSLIIRPPRVNDITTAPLDIICSHLGLINVDLELAVMLGGSSPRQHRNNFLKIYSLLANGLASFEDKYDLIIIDCPPNFNVVTKNALVASNYYMVPAKPDYLSTLGIEQLNRHVEELIRDYNKYAVEIDDNYNELSPKLLGIIFTMVFIRSGKPIFAQEQYIEQVKRTGLPIFDTLIRENKTAYADAPEYGVPVVIKGASGKTYIDVRSELEELADEFIRKVGL